The Stratiformator vulcanicus genome has a segment encoding these proteins:
- a CDS encoding TolC family protein — MFRMKGLCAIAVLLSAGGCAWTQSHCVETSQRVTEAPTVVALEPDASKTGASKTGASNTGVSETVASRTITSAETADSAARSDFNVDAIVDRAMKKSDESESGEEIRQAQFTLQPVPPLPSPSPENDSDRDPATQDDADQSDTSDGKTDGAALDQFYGEQSESTLNLEEVVASVYHTYPMIRAARFGRNVAAGANLAAAGEFDLKLKAASENMPLGFYKNYRQHIGLVQPLFTGGEAFAGYRTGRGFFQPWYKERQTDDGGEFKAGLAAPLLRNREIDDRRAELWRTQYDQLIVEPEIHAELVGSVQEASYAYWYWVATGEKYKIAVNVLKLADDRTDQLRRQVEEGLLDPPVLIDNLRLVSEREVKRADAERKLQQAAVKLSIFLRDEIGMPIVLGPEAAPIFPEPKPIDAENVILDQEVALRQRPELEILRLTRRQLNVDMAQAQNDFQPNLDTMVVGSQDVGLQASRSIDDKGDFELEAGLFFDLPLQRRKARGKMAAIEGKMAQLSAKQQLVADKVVADVRAAYAGLISAYEQVEQAQDAVEYAERLAQIERRNFELGLSDLLKVTLREQYAFEIAEKAVDALLLYYLAAADLRAALAADHP, encoded by the coding sequence ATGTTCCGAATGAAAGGACTTTGCGCGATCGCGGTACTCCTTTCGGCCGGAGGATGTGCCTGGACGCAATCGCATTGCGTCGAAACGTCTCAGCGCGTCACCGAAGCTCCCACGGTAGTTGCTTTGGAGCCGGACGCTTCGAAGACGGGCGCTTCGAAGACCGGCGCTTCGAATACGGGCGTTTCTGAGACAGTCGCTTCAAGGACCATCACTTCGGCGGAGACCGCCGATTCGGCGGCGCGATCAGATTTTAATGTCGACGCCATCGTCGACCGTGCGATGAAAAAATCGGACGAATCGGAATCGGGTGAAGAAATTCGGCAGGCTCAATTCACCCTGCAACCTGTTCCGCCGCTGCCGAGTCCGAGTCCCGAAAATGATTCGGATCGCGATCCTGCAACGCAAGACGACGCGGATCAATCGGATACATCGGACGGCAAGACCGACGGCGCTGCGCTCGATCAATTTTACGGAGAGCAATCGGAGTCGACACTGAACCTGGAAGAGGTCGTGGCTTCGGTTTATCACACGTACCCGATGATACGGGCGGCCCGGTTTGGCCGGAACGTGGCGGCGGGAGCAAACCTGGCCGCGGCCGGCGAGTTCGATCTAAAACTTAAAGCGGCGAGCGAGAACATGCCGCTCGGCTTTTATAAAAACTACCGGCAGCATATCGGTTTGGTCCAACCGCTCTTCACGGGGGGCGAGGCGTTCGCCGGCTATCGAACCGGACGAGGGTTCTTCCAGCCTTGGTATAAAGAGCGACAGACAGACGACGGCGGTGAATTCAAAGCCGGCCTGGCCGCCCCGCTGTTAAGAAACAGAGAGATCGACGATCGCAGAGCCGAACTGTGGCGAACGCAATACGATCAACTCATCGTGGAGCCCGAAATTCACGCCGAGCTAGTCGGGTCCGTACAGGAAGCCTCGTACGCATATTGGTACTGGGTCGCCACCGGAGAGAAGTATAAAATCGCGGTCAACGTCCTTAAGTTGGCGGACGACCGGACCGATCAACTTCGCCGACAGGTTGAAGAAGGCCTACTCGACCCCCCTGTATTAATTGACAATTTAAGACTTGTTTCCGAGCGCGAGGTCAAGCGGGCCGATGCCGAACGGAAACTTCAACAAGCCGCTGTGAAGCTGTCGATCTTTTTAAGAGACGAAATCGGCATGCCGATCGTCCTTGGCCCGGAAGCGGCGCCAATCTTTCCCGAGCCGAAGCCGATCGATGCTGAGAACGTGATCCTCGATCAGGAGGTCGCGCTGCGGCAACGTCCGGAACTGGAAATATTGCGGCTGACCCGTCGGCAGTTAAATGTCGACATGGCTCAGGCTCAAAACGATTTCCAGCCGAATCTCGATACGATGGTTGTCGGTTCGCAGGATGTCGGACTGCAGGCGTCCCGGTCGATCGATGACAAGGGAGATTTTGAACTTGAAGCCGGCCTGTTTTTCGATCTGCCGCTGCAGCGCCGTAAGGCTCGCGGAAAGATGGCGGCCATCGAAGGTAAGATGGCGCAGCTCTCCGCGAAACAGCAGCTTGTCGCCGATAAAGTCGTCGCCGATGTGCGGGCGGCTTACGCGGGACTGATCTCGGCCTACGAACAGGTCGAGCAGGCGCAGGACGCGGTCGAATACGCGGAACGGCTCGCCCAAATCGAGCGCCGCAATTTTGAACTCGGCCTGTCCGACCTGTTGAAAGTGACGCTCCGCGAGCAGTACGCCTTCGAAATCGCCGAAAAAGCCGTCGATGCGTTGCTGCTCTACTATCTCGCCGCGGCCGATCTCAGAGCCGCCCTCGCCGCCGACCATCCGTAA
- a CDS encoding HlyD family secretion protein: protein MATTTIPSTETEVNGEAPPRSGMLLPVAYSDALMPSLRLTKTSARIRRIAKVLFALLSAAIICMAVAPWQQSVYGSGNVFAYAPGQRQQVIQSPIKGRIARLGEGIFENARVKKGQLIAEIRDLDESYADRLQSQLDQSKLSLESAKTQLRANTAALEAAKTVVESSDAQIRAYRSVKEQTIAAQDAYVIMAQRKVSAEEQQLAEYKAAIPQLEAQLDRIKTLKEEGNVSVLKYEEVKRKVGEAKAKVSRAENYVGAAESELIGKQRERTAKIEKAQVDIDYATATLRKAKGDVSKAEGAVAKAEQEVNKAEQELLKMQTDVSRQDNGKVLAPFDGFVVKIIPNMGTAVLKQGDPICTIVPETTDRAVQIWLDGNDAPLVEPGRHARLQFEGWPAVQFSGWPSVAVGTFGGEVISIDAVDNGRGQFRVLILPDPDDVPWPDERFLRQGVRANAWVLLDRVPLWFEVWRRLNGFPPVYDADMKTEKPSKPPKIPK, encoded by the coding sequence ATGGCCACGACCACAATTCCTTCGACCGAAACTGAAGTGAACGGGGAAGCGCCCCCGCGGTCCGGGATGCTCCTTCCGGTCGCCTATAGCGATGCGCTCATGCCTTCGCTCCGCCTGACGAAAACCTCGGCAAGAATTCGCCGGATCGCCAAGGTTCTGTTCGCTCTGTTGAGCGCCGCCATCATTTGCATGGCCGTCGCACCGTGGCAGCAATCGGTCTATGGCAGCGGCAACGTCTTCGCCTATGCCCCGGGGCAACGTCAGCAGGTCATTCAGTCGCCAATCAAAGGCCGGATCGCCCGGTTAGGTGAGGGAATCTTTGAAAATGCGAGAGTGAAGAAGGGGCAGTTGATCGCCGAAATCCGCGATCTCGACGAGTCGTATGCCGATCGGCTGCAGAGCCAGCTTGATCAGAGCAAGCTCTCGCTTGAATCGGCGAAGACACAATTGCGGGCCAACACGGCCGCGCTCGAAGCCGCGAAGACGGTGGTGGAATCGAGTGACGCTCAGATTCGAGCCTATCGCTCCGTCAAAGAGCAAACGATCGCCGCCCAAGACGCCTACGTCATTATGGCGCAGCGCAAAGTGTCTGCCGAAGAGCAGCAGCTCGCCGAATACAAGGCGGCGATCCCGCAATTAGAAGCCCAGCTCGATCGGATCAAGACCCTTAAGGAAGAGGGCAACGTTTCGGTGCTGAAGTACGAAGAGGTGAAACGAAAAGTCGGTGAAGCCAAGGCCAAAGTCAGCCGGGCCGAAAACTACGTGGGGGCCGCCGAGTCGGAATTGATCGGCAAGCAACGGGAACGGACGGCGAAGATTGAAAAAGCCCAAGTTGATATCGACTACGCAACCGCGACACTGCGAAAAGCCAAGGGTGATGTCTCCAAAGCGGAGGGCGCCGTCGCCAAAGCGGAGCAGGAAGTCAATAAGGCGGAGCAAGAGCTTCTTAAGATGCAGACCGACGTGTCGCGTCAAGATAACGGAAAAGTGTTAGCCCCGTTCGACGGATTTGTGGTGAAGATCATCCCGAATATGGGGACCGCCGTACTGAAACAAGGCGATCCCATCTGCACCATCGTGCCGGAGACGACCGACCGGGCCGTCCAAATCTGGCTCGACGGCAACGACGCTCCGCTCGTTGAACCGGGGCGACACGCGCGGCTGCAATTCGAAGGTTGGCCCGCCGTTCAGTTCTCTGGTTGGCCCTCCGTTGCAGTTGGAACCTTCGGCGGCGAAGTGATCTCGATCGACGCCGTCGACAACGGTCGGGGGCAGTTCCGCGTGTTGATCCTACCCGATCCGGATGATGTACCGTGGCCGGACGAGCGGTTCCTGCGGCAGGGCGTACGAGCGAATGCCTGGGTGCTACTCGACCGTGTTCCGCTGTGGTTCGAAGTCTGGCGCCGCCTCAACGGATTCCCGCCCGTGTATGACGCGGACATGAAGACCGAAAAACCGAGCAAGCCTCCCAAAATCCCCAAATAG
- a CDS encoding peptidase domain-containing ABC transporter: MSSNSRFSSGPINGSKSLGSEEIAGLFDDLALEQHEALDRSKTRLAVKEAIERWGTQSDSDTFQAIVEAGRSLGFRCQIVDCTFAEMKDIAAKGGNLIVPTGPHGQWTLIKGMKKSKFVLVDISEGHEESKASPSVLKSQLRSAATAEVRCCLVSHPHMSNPFADPSRARTPFGRLWAILSPEASDIAIIAVFAAMTGLLALATPLAVETLVSTVAFGRLVQPIVILSLMLFAFLAFSAALRALQTFVVEVIQRRLFARVTADFAFRLPRTDFEENNGAVTKELVNRFFDIVTVQKVAASLLLDGISLVFGALIGMSVLAFYHPWLLGFDVMLLALIAFVIFVLGRGAVQSSIAESKTKYKTAAWLEELAGCGVSFRYAGAADFALDRADQLVNKYLTARKKHFRVLMRQILFALGMQAVASTVLLGLGGWLVMTGQLTLGQLVAAELIVTVIVGAFAKLGKHMESYYDLLASVDKLGVLFDLPMERLDGAQSMPSELAAEIEFHGVTCTDSHTKTGLTSFSQAIEAGERLMIEGADAHGHSILLDLIYGMRTPSKGHVSIDGMDPRDIRPDVLRRSVALVRKPEIFHGSIEENVRIGRPDVSVGDVKAALHAVGMLDEVLSLPDGLKTDLHEEGAPLSNRQVTLIALARAIAGHPRLLLIDRTLDALSDAGIESAIGAILDSDHPWTAIVVTGREQIAAQGTRRLTIGEAESRFQLEQHDGHDHNSFDRN, encoded by the coding sequence ATGAGCAGCAATTCTCGATTCTCCTCGGGGCCGATCAACGGCAGCAAGTCGCTCGGTTCGGAAGAAATTGCCGGCTTGTTTGACGATCTCGCGCTCGAACAGCACGAGGCACTCGACCGTTCAAAGACGCGGCTGGCGGTCAAAGAAGCGATCGAGCGGTGGGGAACGCAGAGTGATTCAGACACGTTTCAGGCGATTGTCGAAGCCGGCCGCAGCCTGGGCTTTCGATGTCAGATCGTCGATTGCACGTTCGCTGAGATGAAAGACATTGCGGCGAAGGGCGGGAATCTGATCGTACCGACCGGGCCGCACGGGCAGTGGACTCTCATCAAAGGCATGAAGAAGTCGAAGTTCGTGCTTGTCGACATCAGTGAGGGGCACGAAGAGTCGAAGGCCAGCCCGTCGGTCTTGAAGTCTCAGTTGAGAAGTGCTGCGACGGCCGAGGTTCGCTGCTGTCTGGTCAGCCACCCACACATGTCGAACCCTTTTGCGGACCCTTCAAGAGCCCGAACGCCGTTCGGACGTTTGTGGGCAATCCTGTCGCCGGAGGCCTCGGACATCGCGATCATCGCGGTCTTTGCCGCGATGACGGGCCTGCTGGCTTTGGCGACACCGCTGGCGGTCGAGACGCTCGTGAGCACGGTCGCGTTCGGTCGGTTGGTCCAGCCGATCGTGATCCTCTCGTTGATGCTGTTCGCCTTTTTGGCGTTTTCTGCGGCCCTGCGCGCCCTGCAGACCTTTGTGGTGGAAGTGATTCAGCGGCGGTTGTTCGCGCGGGTTACAGCCGATTTCGCATTTCGGCTGCCCCGCACGGATTTCGAAGAAAACAACGGAGCCGTCACCAAAGAACTGGTCAACCGGTTCTTCGATATCGTGACCGTGCAGAAGGTCGCGGCGAGTCTGCTGCTCGACGGCATCTCGCTCGTCTTTGGAGCGCTGATCGGGATGTCGGTCCTGGCATTTTACCACCCGTGGCTGCTGGGCTTCGACGTCATGCTGTTGGCGTTGATCGCCTTTGTTATTTTCGTCTTGGGCCGCGGCGCGGTTCAAAGCAGCATTGCCGAGTCGAAGACGAAATATAAGACCGCCGCATGGCTGGAAGAGTTGGCCGGTTGCGGGGTCTCATTTCGATACGCCGGCGCCGCCGACTTCGCGCTCGATCGAGCCGACCAGCTCGTCAACAAATACCTGACGGCCCGGAAGAAGCACTTTCGCGTGCTGATGCGGCAGATTCTGTTCGCACTCGGGATGCAGGCCGTCGCAAGTACCGTGCTGCTCGGCCTGGGAGGGTGGTTGGTCATGACCGGCCAATTGACGCTCGGGCAATTGGTCGCCGCCGAATTGATCGTGACGGTGATCGTGGGCGCGTTCGCCAAGCTCGGCAAACATATGGAGAGCTATTACGACCTGCTCGCCTCGGTCGATAAGCTCGGCGTGCTGTTCGACCTGCCGATGGAACGGCTCGACGGTGCTCAGAGCATGCCTTCGGAATTGGCGGCTGAAATCGAGTTTCACGGGGTCACTTGCACCGATTCACATACGAAAACGGGGCTGACTTCGTTCTCGCAGGCGATTGAAGCCGGGGAGCGACTGATGATCGAAGGGGCGGATGCCCATGGCCACAGCATCCTGCTCGACCTGATCTACGGCATGAGGACGCCCTCGAAGGGGCACGTCTCGATCGACGGCATGGACCCGCGCGACATTCGACCCGACGTTCTGCGCCGCAGCGTGGCACTGGTCCGCAAACCAGAAATCTTCCACGGCTCCATCGAAGAAAATGTCCGGATCGGTCGACCTGATGTCTCGGTCGGCGACGTCAAAGCAGCCTTGCACGCCGTCGGAATGCTCGATGAGGTACTGAGCCTGCCGGACGGACTAAAGACCGATTTGCACGAAGAAGGCGCTCCTTTGAGTAACCGGCAGGTCACGCTAATCGCGCTGGCCCGTGCCATTGCGGGGCATCCGCGCCTATTATTGATCGACAGAACTCTGGACGCGCTCTCCGACGCCGGTATCGAATCGGCCATCGGAGCAATCCTCGACTCTGACCATCCTTGGACGGCGATCGTTGTGACCGGTCGCGAACAGATCGCCGCACAGGGCACCCGACGCCTGACCATCGGCGAAGCCGAATCACGTTTCCAGTTGGAACAACACGATGGCCACGACCACAATTCCTTCGACCGAAACTGA
- a CDS encoding glutamate decarboxylase, producing the protein MLHENKANDAAGDTELTPVYGRRAMDSAIPKYELPQGELDPETAYDLIHDELMLDGNARLNLATFVTTWMEPQAEKLMAETFDKNMIDKDEYPFTAKIEERCVNIVSRLFHAPTTGVGASAIGSSEAVMLAGMAFKWRWRERQAAAGKPTDRPNIVMGNNVQVVWEKFARYWEVEPRYIEMEPGQYEITPEAVLDAIDENTICVVAILGVTYTGAFEPIEDIHAALVEHHAKTGLEIPMHVDAASGGFVAPFLQPDLMWDFRLPLVKSINVSGHKYGLVYPGVGWVVWRSKEELPEDLIFHVNYLGGDMPTFTLNFSRPGNQVIGQYYNFLRLGRDGYTKIMESMRETAVYLSGEIEKLGPFELLSRGDTIPVFAFMLKNSQTYTVFDLSDKLREHGWQVPAYTMPPKVDDLAVLRICVREGFSRDLADMLLADLKSAVAHFESQPGYRSPYQDRQGKVHKNC; encoded by the coding sequence ATGCTGCACGAAAACAAAGCAAACGACGCGGCCGGAGATACGGAGCTGACCCCCGTTTACGGTCGGCGGGCGATGGACTCGGCGATCCCCAAATATGAACTGCCGCAAGGGGAGCTTGATCCCGAGACCGCCTACGATCTGATTCACGATGAGCTGATGCTCGACGGCAATGCGCGGCTCAACCTGGCGACGTTCGTGACGACCTGGATGGAGCCGCAGGCCGAAAAGCTGATGGCCGAAACGTTCGATAAGAACATGATCGACAAGGACGAATATCCGTTCACGGCGAAGATCGAAGAACGCTGCGTCAATATCGTGTCACGGCTGTTTCATGCCCCGACCACCGGCGTCGGTGCTTCGGCGATCGGGTCGTCCGAAGCCGTGATGCTCGCCGGGATGGCCTTCAAGTGGAGGTGGCGCGAGCGGCAAGCGGCGGCGGGGAAACCGACCGACCGCCCCAATATCGTGATGGGCAACAACGTGCAGGTCGTGTGGGAGAAGTTCGCCCGCTACTGGGAGGTCGAGCCGCGCTACATCGAGATGGAGCCGGGACAATATGAGATCACGCCGGAAGCGGTCCTTGACGCGATCGATGAAAACACGATTTGCGTCGTCGCGATCCTCGGTGTGACCTACACCGGCGCGTTCGAGCCGATCGAAGACATTCACGCGGCGCTCGTCGAACATCATGCGAAGACCGGTTTGGAAATCCCGATGCACGTCGATGCGGCCAGCGGTGGTTTCGTCGCGCCGTTTCTGCAGCCGGACCTGATGTGGGACTTCCGACTGCCGCTGGTGAAGTCCATCAACGTCTCCGGCCACAAATACGGTCTCGTTTACCCGGGCGTCGGCTGGGTGGTGTGGCGCTCGAAGGAAGAGTTGCCGGAAGACCTGATCTTTCACGTGAATTATCTCGGCGGCGACATGCCCACATTCACGCTGAACTTTTCCCGCCCGGGCAATCAGGTCATCGGCCAATACTACAACTTCCTGCGACTCGGCCGGGACGGTTACACGAAGATCATGGAGTCGATGCGGGAGACGGCGGTCTATCTGTCCGGCGAAATTGAAAAACTGGGGCCGTTCGAATTGCTTAGCCGTGGCGACACAATTCCGGTGTTCGCCTTTATGCTGAAGAACTCGCAGACCTATACGGTGTTCGACCTGTCGGACAAATTGCGCGAGCACGGCTGGCAGGTCCCGGCCTACACGATGCCGCCGAAGGTGGACGACCTGGCCGTGCTGCGGATTTGCGTTCGCGAAGGTTTCAGTCGCGACCTCGCCGACATGCTGCTAGCCGATTTGAAGTCCGCCGTCGCTCATTTTGAAAGCCAGCCGGGGTACCGTTCGCCGTATCAGGATCGGCAGGGAAAAGTTCATAAGAACTGCTAG